A genomic region of Chitinimonas arctica contains the following coding sequences:
- a CDS encoding MFS transporter, producing MSPQTRRTLLGINAGIALAHIGNYIYFPHLISTLGASHSGFWAGFVMFLTYVGRLSATFCYEGVTVRMGTRASIVAGVAMEAVALGLMGQAGDSVVFYGVLAFFVGFGAGISFPGLKNVLSTFPEADRPKAFSSFQMSCQVGAISGALLGGLFMGVAMATVFAVVFALFMVYCLAAYSFIPARLDSEGGAAGKPAVPLVNLAILSGLQLRGGGQYFLLSSVFWLLSISFLIGMPLHMQAYVKDLPLSTPFWITGLTLLVLQFPVFRYMNKRLQPGQVMAFAFAAMAAAYVLFGAGLTSHYVIAGCFIVVLGDILFTPSFDLWVAKRIPSERLAKAMGAMHFFRSFGNMVGTFMAGLLYDLSRDLGMPGLNWYIVAAIAVGCAGFCLLSARREANPMARLATVDEVA from the coding sequence CGCATATCGGCAACTATATTTATTTTCCCCATCTGATCTCCACCCTGGGTGCTAGCCATAGCGGCTTCTGGGCGGGCTTCGTGATGTTCCTCACCTATGTCGGCCGGCTCAGCGCTACTTTCTGCTACGAAGGCGTGACCGTCCGCATGGGTACCCGCGCCAGTATCGTTGCCGGCGTTGCGATGGAAGCGGTGGCCTTGGGCTTGATGGGCCAGGCCGGCGATAGTGTGGTCTTCTACGGCGTATTGGCCTTCTTTGTCGGTTTTGGCGCGGGCATCTCCTTCCCCGGCCTGAAGAATGTGCTGAGTACCTTTCCCGAGGCGGATCGTCCCAAGGCCTTTTCGTCCTTCCAGATGTCTTGTCAGGTAGGCGCCATTTCAGGCGCCTTGCTCGGCGGCTTGTTTATGGGTGTCGCGATGGCCACCGTGTTCGCCGTGGTGTTCGCGCTGTTCATGGTCTACTGCCTGGCGGCCTACAGCTTTATCCCGGCTCGCCTGGATAGCGAAGGCGGCGCGGCCGGCAAGCCAGCCGTGCCACTGGTGAACCTGGCGATTCTCAGTGGCTTGCAATTACGCGGTGGCGGGCAGTATTTTCTGCTATCCAGCGTGTTCTGGCTCTTGTCGATCAGCTTTCTGATCGGCATGCCCTTGCATATGCAGGCCTACGTCAAGGACTTGCCGCTGTCCACACCCTTCTGGATCACCGGCTTGACCTTGCTGGTGCTGCAATTTCCGGTGTTCCGCTATATGAATAAGCGCCTGCAACCCGGGCAAGTGATGGCGTTTGCCTTCGCCGCCATGGCTGCTGCGTATGTACTGTTCGGGGCCGGCCTGACCTCGCACTATGTGATTGCCGGCTGCTTTATCGTGGTGCTGGGCGATATTCTGTTCACGCCTTCCTTCGATCTCTGGGTTGCCAAGCGCATACCAAGCGAGCGCCTCGCCAAGGCAATGGGCGCCATGCATTTCTTCCGCAGCTTTGGCAATATGGTGGGGACCTTCATGGCCGGCCTCCTCTACGATCTATCGCGCGATCTCGGCATGCCCGGCCTCAATTGGTATATCGTCGCGGCCATTGCGGTGGGCTGTGCCGGCTTTTGCCTGCTGAGTGCGCGGCGTGAAGCCAACCCGATGGCAAGGCTGGCTACGGTTGACGAAGTGGCTTGA